GCCGTGGTTGGCCACAAACATAGCTACCGTTCCCCCTCCGCCTAAATCCACCTTACCTAGCTCGCCTATCTGCCATGCCACGTTGTTGTCGTTGAATATCTTACGCACCTTCCCTACAAACTCTGCATTGGCATCATTGGAACCTACTTTACCCCGTGCGCCAGTGTATTTTGTCAACACTAAGCCGTTCCCAATATAAGAACAATTTTTCTTTTCAAAGGCTTCTTCGTAATTTGGGTCTACCCCTGCGTTTACGTCAGCCGACAGCAATCTTGAATTGCCCAGTATCCTTCTCAAAATCAAGTCGCTATAATTAGCATAGCAAAGCCCCGCCAGTTCTGCTACTGCGTTTTCATAAAAAACAGATTCCATGCCGGTATTGCCTACGCTCCCTATCTCCTCTTTATCGGCAAAAATAGCCATACAAGTGTATTCGGGTTTATCTAATTCCAGTATGGAAGTCAAGGAAGTGTACGCACATACCCTGTCATCTTGTCCATAACCGCCTATCATACTCCTATCTATCCCCACGTCCTTGGCTTTAAACGCCGGCACCAGTTCCAATTCCGCACTGGTGAAATCCTCTTCTACGATGCCGTATTTTTCATTGAGAAGCTTTAATACATTGAGCTTAACCTTTTCTTCAGCCTTTTTATCTGCAAAAGGTATACTGCCCACCAGGGGATTTAAGCTCTCGCCAGTTATGGCATCGCTCATACTCTTTTTCATCTGATCCTGCGCAAGGTGTGGTAGCAGGTCTGATATATTAAAAACAGGATCACCGGCTTCCTCACCTATTTTTATGTACAGCTTCTCCCCATTAGCTTTAACTATCACGCCGTGCAAAGCTAAAGGAATCACAACCCATTGATATTTTTTTATGCCACCGTAATAATGGGTTTTAAACAACGCTAGATCGCTTTTCTCGTAAAGGGGATTGGGCTTTAAATCTATCCGCGGTGAATCAATATGGGAGACAATCATGTTAATTCCTCTCTCAAGAGGTTGCTCCCCCACCACAAACAAAACCACCGACTTGCCATGATTGTTTAAATAAAGCTTTGTACCAGGCTTGAGTATCTTCCCTTTAGCTATATAATCGCTAAGCGGCTCAAATCCCTTCTCTCTGGCCCTCTTTATAATTTCCTCAGCTGCCTCTCTCTCTGTTTTAGCCGCATCTAAAAAAGCTTTATAGCCTTCGCAGTACTGAAATACTTTATCCAACTCTCCCGAGCCGATTTTCATCCATGCGCTTTTCACCTTGTACGATAACTTTTCCTCTAGTTCTTTCCCCGGAGTCCTTTCTTCGTCCATTCCTCTGACCTCCTTAAAATTTTTATATTTACCAGA
The genomic region above belongs to Caldanaerobius polysaccharolyticus DSM 13641 and contains:
- a CDS encoding aminopeptidase — protein: MDEERTPGKELEEKLSYKVKSAWMKIGSGELDKVFQYCEGYKAFLDAAKTEREAAEEIIKRAREKGFEPLSDYIAKGKILKPGTKLYLNNHGKSVVLFVVGEQPLERGINMIVSHIDSPRIDLKPNPLYEKSDLALFKTHYYGGIKKYQWVVIPLALHGVIVKANGEKLYIKIGEEAGDPVFNISDLLPHLAQDQMKKSMSDAITGESLNPLVGSIPFADKKAEEKVKLNVLKLLNEKYGIVEEDFTSAELELVPAFKAKDVGIDRSMIGGYGQDDRVCAYTSLTSILELDKPEYTCMAIFADKEEIGSVGNTGMESVFYENAVAELAGLCYANYSDLILRRILGNSRLLSADVNAGVDPNYEEAFEKKNCSYIGNGLVLTKYTGARGKVGSNDANAEFVGKVRKIFNDNNVAWQIGELGKVDLGGGGTVAMFVANHGIQTVDCGVALLSMHSPYEVSSKVDVYMAYKGYKAFYLNSK